The Dehalococcoidia bacterium genome includes a window with the following:
- a CDS encoding monovalent cation/H+ antiporter subunit D family protein (subunit D of antiporter complex involved in resistance to high concentrations of Na+, K+, Li+ and/or alkali; contains an oxidoreductase domain; catalyzes the transfer of electrons from NADH to ubiquinone), with protein MNEIFSSPLPLIAVLIPVGAAMLIALTTSRHPNLRDSWSTVAAILLVAVVLLMLNETRQGRLAQMTIIELSPGIDIALRADPAGMIFGGLASGLWILAGVYAVGYMRGGNEHKQTRFFSAFALSISAAIGVALAENLLTFVLFYELLTLSTYPLVTHRETEEAIVAGRKYLTYTLSGGLLLIGATAWMHVLGIDATFSAGGFLHQAGLNQATQWGLFGMLALGVGVKAAVMPLHSWLPSAMVAPTPVSALLHAVAVVKAGVFGIVRVMVFVFGSALLQEMGAWIVVAVMSGATIVIGSTLALRHDNLKRRLAYSTISHLSYIVLGVALLGPIALTGALLHIVGHGVTKITLFFVAGAIHVRTHKDNVSELDGIGRQMPITMGAFTLASLSMAGIPPFVLFTSKMYLGWGAAEVGQQVFLAVYLVSGVLSAGYLFPIILRAFMRTSPDHTRYGEADMRMVMPLAITGVLALVLGVLPDFPFHFYNLAHAVADSASGLNSTIVGGVQ; from the coding sequence ATGAACGAAATTTTCTCATCTCCTCTACCTTTAATCGCTGTCCTGATCCCAGTCGGTGCCGCCATGCTCATTGCTCTAACGACGTCCCGTCATCCAAACCTCAGGGATTCTTGGTCGACCGTAGCCGCAATCCTACTCGTCGCAGTCGTTTTGTTAATGCTGAACGAAACACGTCAAGGCCGACTCGCGCAAATGACAATCATTGAACTCTCACCTGGTATCGATATCGCGCTACGTGCTGACCCAGCGGGCATGATTTTCGGCGGTCTTGCATCAGGTCTATGGATATTGGCTGGCGTGTACGCAGTAGGCTACATGCGCGGTGGGAACGAACATAAACAAACGCGTTTCTTCTCTGCGTTTGCCCTCAGTATTAGCGCGGCAATTGGAGTAGCTCTCGCGGAAAATCTCCTCACATTTGTGCTATTTTATGAATTGCTAACTCTGTCTACCTACCCTCTAGTAACCCACAGGGAAACGGAAGAAGCCATCGTTGCAGGTCGAAAGTATTTGACCTACACATTATCCGGAGGGCTCCTTCTAATCGGCGCGACTGCCTGGATGCATGTGCTTGGCATCGATGCCACGTTTTCAGCTGGTGGGTTCCTCCACCAAGCAGGCCTCAATCAGGCAACTCAGTGGGGACTTTTCGGCATGCTCGCTCTAGGTGTGGGAGTCAAGGCGGCAGTCATGCCACTACACAGTTGGCTACCAAGCGCGATGGTCGCCCCGACGCCTGTTTCTGCTCTTCTTCACGCAGTAGCAGTCGTAAAAGCAGGAGTTTTTGGAATTGTCCGTGTTATGGTATTTGTATTTGGTTCCGCATTACTGCAAGAGATGGGCGCATGGATTGTCGTTGCAGTAATGTCTGGAGCGACGATCGTTATTGGCTCTACTCTTGCCCTCAGGCATGACAATCTCAAGCGCCGGTTGGCTTATTCAACCATCAGCCACCTTTCATACATAGTCCTAGGAGTCGCTCTTCTAGGACCCATCGCACTCACAGGAGCCTTACTCCACATCGTCGGGCATGGAGTGACCAAGATTACTCTCTTCTTTGTAGCGGGGGCTATTCATGTTCGAACCCATAAGGACAACGTTAGTGAACTCGACGGCATTGGCAGGCAAATGCCAATAACCATGGGGGCTTTCACTCTAGCTTCGTTAAGCATGGCTGGAATTCCGCCTTTCGTTCTTTTTACAAGCAAGATGTACCTAGGATGGGGTGCTGCTGAGGTAGGGCAACAGGTTTTCCTCGCCGTGTATCTTGTCAGCGGGGTGCTTAGTGCAGGCTATCTATTCCCCATCATACTTCGCGCATTCATGCGAACCTCGCCCGATCACACGCGTTATGGCGAGGCTGATATGCGTATGGTGATGCCCTTAGCTATCACGGGTGTTCTGGCACTCGTACTAGGTGTATTACCGGATTTTCCTTTCCATTTCTATAACCTTGCCCACGCAGTAGCTGATTCCGCATCAGGACTCAATAGCACGATCGTTGGTGGTGTCCAATGA
- a CDS encoding NADH/ubiquinone/plastoquinone (complex I), producing MDQLPVIIPMTLLIFSLLTPLLGQVWGGSVFAATLCGVFISTIASFLALDRVLTHGTLYYDLGGWAPPVGIEYVVDEVAAYVCVVITTVSFLVLISTRRWVLKESADRSTGIFYSLVLLLLGGLTGIVVTGDLFNLFVFLEISSLSAYALVFIGGRNAMLAGFRYLIIGSIGGAFYLLGVGFIYFATGTLNMEEARLLLPDAEATRAVQAGAVLIFAGLGLKMGLVPMHFWLPDAYQHAPSSVNSLISPIMTKVAAYAMLRMFLSVFPHGYLTDIVPVADALVILGLIGIAFGSIAAASQTDIRRMLAYSSISQLALIAVGIGLATPLAFVAALLHIVNHAAMKSTLFLAAASIRLQVGLQKVHNFAGLGRSMPVTMAAFTLAAISMVGIPPTAGFFSKWYMIQAGLNQGDWAVVVVVLLSSLLTAVYLFKVLEQAYLRPAKSNIVHDSHDETPSSAIRTEVARAKESQIDVWAPLIILAVAIVAIGVFNVVIIDNILRPGVS from the coding sequence ATGGATCAATTACCTGTAATCATCCCGATGACGCTACTAATTTTCTCGCTGCTCACGCCGCTTCTTGGACAAGTTTGGGGGGGCTCGGTTTTTGCAGCCACACTATGTGGAGTTTTTATCTCTACGATCGCCTCATTCTTGGCACTCGATCGAGTTTTAACACATGGAACCTTGTACTACGATCTAGGAGGGTGGGCTCCACCAGTCGGGATCGAATACGTCGTCGATGAAGTAGCGGCATATGTATGCGTTGTGATCACCACAGTTTCATTCCTAGTGCTTATCTCAACACGCCGATGGGTCCTGAAAGAATCTGCTGACCGTAGTACCGGAATTTTCTACTCTCTCGTGCTCCTCCTTTTGGGAGGTCTGACGGGAATCGTTGTAACTGGAGATTTATTCAACCTTTTCGTCTTCCTTGAAATCTCCTCTCTCTCCGCCTACGCTCTGGTCTTCATTGGTGGCCGTAACGCGATGCTCGCAGGGTTTCGCTATCTAATCATCGGATCCATCGGAGGGGCTTTTTATCTCCTGGGTGTCGGTTTCATCTATTTCGCAACAGGTACTTTAAATATGGAAGAGGCTCGCCTACTACTTCCCGATGCGGAAGCCACACGTGCTGTTCAAGCTGGTGCCGTCCTCATATTTGCAGGGCTAGGCCTCAAAATGGGGCTTGTCCCCATGCATTTTTGGCTACCAGATGCATATCAGCATGCTCCTTCCTCTGTGAACTCACTCATCTCTCCCATCATGACCAAGGTCGCTGCATACGCTATGTTAAGAATGTTTTTGAGCGTGTTCCCTCATGGATACCTTACTGACATTGTCCCTGTCGCCGATGCACTCGTCATCCTTGGTCTTATCGGAATTGCATTTGGCTCGATTGCCGCAGCAAGCCAAACAGATATTCGTAGGATGTTGGCATATAGCAGCATCAGTCAGTTAGCCTTAATCGCGGTTGGAATTGGTCTCGCGACGCCACTTGCCTTCGTTGCCGCACTTTTGCATATCGTTAATCATGCTGCCATGAAGTCGACTCTCTTTCTTGCAGCAGCGTCAATACGTCTACAAGTTGGGCTACAAAAGGTCCATAATTTTGCGGGTTTGGGGCGAAGTATGCCCGTTACAATGGCAGCCTTCACCCTAGCTGCAATCTCGATGGTGGGAATACCTCCTACTGCTGGATTCTTCAGTAAGTGGTACATGATTCAAGCAGGATTGAATCAAGGCGATTGGGCAGTAGTAGTCGTAGTACTCCTAAGTAGCCTGCTAACCGCGGTGTATTTGTTCAAGGTGCTAGAGCAGGCTTATCTTAGACCCGCGAAATCCAACATAGTTCATGATAGCCACGATGAGACACCTAGTTCAGCTATACGCACAGAAGTTGCACGTGCCAAAGAATCTCAGATTGATGTGTGGGCACCTTTAATCATACTTGCTGTCGCAATTGTGGCAATCGGTGTCTTTAACGTAGTCATCATTGATAACATCCTGAGGCCAGGGGTGTCATGA
- a CDS encoding cation:proton antiporter subunit C, with product MIELISERFPYWATMLLLIIGLYGMLGKRSLLKKIIGLNIFQSAIILFFISGSMREGGSVPIIEGLHSGAHPHPEDFVNPLPHVLMLTAIVVGVAITGVALSFLVRIQREFGTLDESILLEEVRK from the coding sequence ATGATTGAGTTGATTTCAGAACGATTCCCCTACTGGGCAACAATGTTGCTACTCATTATTGGGCTCTATGGCATGCTAGGTAAGCGTAGCTTGCTGAAAAAAATAATAGGCCTGAATATATTCCAATCCGCAATAATACTATTTTTTATATCAGGTTCGATGCGAGAAGGGGGTTCGGTTCCAATAATTGAAGGCTTACATAGTGGGGCTCATCCGCACCCTGAAGACTTCGTAAATCCATTACCTCACGTTTTAATGCTGACCGCAATTGTAGTTGGGGTTGCAATCACAGGTGTCGCTCTCAGTTTTCTAGTCCGAATTCAGCGCGAATTCGGAACCTTGGACGAATCTATTTTACTTGAAGAGGTTAGGAAGTAA
- a CDS encoding cation:proton antiporter (subunit B of antiporter complex involved in resistance to high concentrations of Na+, K+, Li+ and/or alkali) — translation MNQPYESTILRFIAKNFLVPLMIVFAVYVLIHGESSPGGGFQAGAIFASAIILVRLIGGNTQTKGLKSLPMPLLIVVASTGLGIYVVTGILAQLFGANYLDYAAIPLQWFNEFAGENRTNRAMGMWIIELGVFLGVASVLVIIFDLLSKDPKND, via the coding sequence ATGAATCAACCTTACGAAAGCACAATACTCAGATTTATTGCTAAAAACTTTTTAGTTCCACTGATGATTGTTTTCGCCGTCTATGTATTAATACATGGCGAATCTAGCCCAGGTGGAGGCTTTCAAGCAGGAGCCATATTTGCGTCGGCAATCATACTCGTTCGTCTTATAGGGGGTAATACCCAGACTAAAGGATTAAAGAGTCTCCCTATGCCGCTTTTAATTGTTGTGGCAAGCACTGGATTAGGGATATACGTTGTTACAGGCATTCTTGCTCAGCTTTTTGGAGCCAATTATCTTGATTATGCAGCTATTCCTCTGCAATGGTTTAACGAATTTGCAGGAGAGAATCGAACAAATCGTGCTATGGGAATGTGGATTATAGAACTCGGAGTATTCCTTGGAGTTGCAAGCGTACTTGTGATCATTTTTGACCTTTTATCAAAGGATCCTAAGAATGATTGA
- a CDS encoding DUF4040 domain-containing protein: MIWWIELLLFGLLITSAIVALQVKDMIAAVASLSVYSFLAASLLALMGAVDVALTEAALGAGVTGVLLTAAISVLRRRSVD, encoded by the coding sequence ATGATTTGGTGGATTGAATTACTTTTGTTTGGGCTATTAATTACCTCAGCCATAGTTGCATTGCAAGTTAAAGACATGATTGCTGCAGTGGCTTCACTCTCTGTTTATAGCTTTCTCGCTGCATCATTATTAGCTCTTATGGGAGCTGTAGACGTTGCTCTAACTGAAGCTGCCTTAGGCGCAGGAGTGACTGGAGTACTACTTACCGCAGCAATAAGTGTGTTGCGACGGAGGTCAGTCGATTGA
- the mnhG gene encoding monovalent cation/H(+) antiporter subunit G, translated as MELVSSILIFLGLIFLAITGIGLLRLPDFYTRVHAVSKTETLGITLIIVGLLFLDASILLRLKLLLIIIFITIANPLAAHLLIRAATRSGLKPWIQETGKERK; from the coding sequence TTGGAACTTGTAAGCAGCATACTAATTTTTCTTGGTCTAATCTTCCTCGCCATAACTGGAATAGGCTTACTTCGGCTACCCGATTTTTACACTAGGGTTCATGCCGTTTCGAAAACTGAAACATTGGGCATCACCCTAATTATCGTCGGCTTACTATTTCTAGATGCAAGCATATTACTCAGGTTAAAGCTCCTGCTGATAATAATTTTTATTACTATCGCAAACCCACTCGCTGCACATTTATTGATACGAGCAGCAACTCGTTCCGGGTTAAAGCCTTGGATTCAAGAAACCGGAAAGGAAAGAAAATGA